The Humulus lupulus chromosome 4, drHumLupu1.1, whole genome shotgun sequence genome has a window encoding:
- the LOC133830143 gene encoding adenine/guanine permease AZG2 → MGGEFCTKLGTGFWKRVGKSWTKMENSLNDTVSKSFIGRYFKLEARKSCFTKELRAGLATFLTMAYIITVNATIIADSGGTCSVADCSAPANQTATSDCMVTPNAGYQACLSTTKSDLIVATVLSAMAGSIAMGVLANLPLGLAPGMGPNAYLAYNLVGFHGTGPMSYQTALAVVLVEGCVFLALSAFGIRAKLARLIPHPVRLACAAGIGLFIAFVGLQAHQGIGLVGPDSSTLVTITACSRTNPETGECLGGTMRSPTFWLGSVGFLVTSYGLMKGIKGSMIYGILFVTLVSWFRNTSVTYFPSTPLGDKDFEYFKKVVDFHGIQKTAGAISFTNFNTSEVWVALMTLLYVDVMATTGTLYTMAEIGGFVNEKGSFEGEYLAYIVDAGSTIVGSTLGVTTVATYIESAAGLREGGRTGLTAVVIGFCFFISLFFTPLLSSVPPWAIGPSLVMVGVMMMKVVKDIDWSNMKVAIPAFMTILLMPLTYSISNGIIAGIGLHIALNLYDYFVGLLKWLMKTRKVFVKEHNQVSATAVAEPTVEII, encoded by the coding sequence atgggaGGTGAGTTCTGTACAAAGTTGGGAACTGGGTTTTGGAAAAGAGTTGGGAAGTCATGGACGAAGATGGAGAACTCCTTAAACGACACCGTTTCGAAGAGCTTTATAGGGAGATACTTCAAGTTAGAAGCCAGAAAGAGCTGTTTCACCAAAGAACTTCGAGCTGGGCTAGCCACTTTTCTCACCATGGCTTATATTATCACGGTCAACGCCACCATCATCGCCGACTCCGGAGGGACTTGCTCGGTCGCTGATTGTTCCGCTCCGGCGAACCAGACAGCCACGTCAGATTGCATGGTCACACCCAACGCTGGTTACCAAGCTTGTCTTTCAACAACCAAGAGTGACCTCATTGTGGCCACTGTTCTATCAGCCATGGCGGGGTCCATTGCTATGGGAGTCTTGGCCAACCTTCCTTTGGGTTTGGCCCCTGGAATGGGCCCAAATGCTTATCTTGCTTATAACTTGGTGGGGTTTCATGGAACCGGGCCAATGTCTTACCAAACCGCTCTAGCTGTGGTCTTGGTCGAGGGGTGTGTGTTCCTTGCACTATCTGCTTTTGGGATCCGGGCAAAGCTGGCCAGACTCATTCCCCATCCAGTTCGGCTTGCTTGTGCTGCGGGAATTGGGCTGTTCATTGCATTTGTGGGCCTGCAGGCCCACCAGGGAATCGGCCTTGTTGGGCCCGATTCATCTACTTTGGTCACCATCACTGCTTGTTCCAGAACAAACCCAGAAACCGGTGAGTGCCTGGGGGGGACAATGAGAAGCCCAACATTCTGGCTGGGATCAGTTGGTTTTTTAGTAACCAGTTATGGCTTAATGAAGGGCATTAAAGGTAGTATGATTTATGGCATTCTCTTTGTGACATTGGTATCATGGTTTAGAAACACGTCTGTTACATATTTTCCTAGTACTCCACTTGGTGACAAAGATTTTGAGTATTTCAAGAAAGTTGTAGATTTTCATGGAATCCAAAAAACAGCTGGGGCCATTAGCTTTACAAACTTTAACACAAGTGAGGTTTGGGTGGCATTAATGACCTTGTTGTATGTAGATGTTATGGCCACAACAGGCACATTGTACACTATGGCTGAAATTGGAGGCTTTGTCAATGAGAAAGGCAGCTTTGAAGGTGAGTACTTGGCCTACATTGTTGATGCCGGATCAACTATTGTTGGCTCAACACTGGGAGTTACAACAGTTGCCACATACATAGAATCGGCGGCTGGATTGAGAGAAGGCGGCCGGACAGGGTTAACGGCTGTGGTCATCGGTTTCTGCTTCTTCATTTCACTGTTTTTCACTCCTCTTCTTTCTAGTGTGCCTCCATGGGCCATAGGGCCTTCCCTAGTAATGGTTGGAGTGATGATGATGAAAGTGGTGAAGGACATAGATTGGAGCAACATGAAAGTGGCAATTCCTGCTTTTATGACAATTCTTCTGATGCCACTTACCTATTCCATATCAAATGGGATCATTGCTGGGATTGGGCTTCATATTGCTCTTAACCTGTATGACTATTTTGTTGGGTTGCTTAAGTGGTTGATGAAGACGAGAAAAGTGTTTGTGAAAGAGCATAATCAGGTGTCTGCTACAGCTGTTGCAGAGCCTACAGTTGAAATCATCTGa
- the LOC133830142 gene encoding uncharacterized protein LOC133830142: MHSKVKACTECTRTCWLLHKGNNSVPASSAASFFKVMFGEEFSTFLFLPPKFVNELSLMAGKIAILEDSCGEQWDVRVSRVEGSLAFQQGWSKFALDHDLKMGDFVLFLHITETHLVVKIYDSTSCEKLKFPERRSNLIKRKRDSTTTSSGRSGPRGTADGNSIDTSVNFGVAARNGRCPNDVIDVVKEPIVTQNKSIWNYKNEISGAAHNAEYAEETYCIMNREKQEDDIRCNLDLSVLETLNNVGSKRNNKESLTAAERFPKPFDSSMRSQKGACLTSKDQVVKEVSSGAGPLHSFNCEKKGSFSFRDYTNIKTSGNPLPMPVVNPVGNGRNTLNMSNRGIEECQVATAAGNNQVSQSKKHNAINEHPQTARYHIQGTSVTSSKMTKIVKEEFMEIESDQPFQKLARTSSQVTNAVHSQSVNFGVKKDDRDSVLKTVNVDVVGGSTVLPNFSPFLATSSKSFIELPEFLPFPYVKGRYGSERKLVFLRDSSQKLWPVVYHENLNVQFITNGWEAFCKANGIQSGDQCLFKIENESEGIYSVSGVRQ, translated from the exons ATGCATAGCAAGGTTAAAGCTTGCACAGAGTGCACTCGCACGTGTTGGTTGCTTCATAAAGGGAATAACTCAGTACCTGCTTCTAGTGCTGCTTCTTTTTTTAAAGTAATGTTCGGTGAAGAGTTCTCTACATTTCTG TTTTTGCCTCCAAAGTTTGTTAACGAGTTATCATTAATGGCTGGTAAAATAGCTATTCTTGAAGATTCATGTGGGGAGCAATGGGACGTGAGAGTTTCCAGAGTTGAAGGCTCCCTTGCTTTTCAACAAGGATGGAGTAAATTTGCATTGGATCATGATCTGAAAATGGGtgattttgttttgtttcttcACATAACCGAGACTCATCTTGTTGTTAAGATTTATGATTCAACATCATGCGAGAAACTAAAGTTTCCTGAGAGAAGAAGCAACCTTATTAAAAGGAAAAGAGATTCCACAACAACTTCTAGTGGGAGAAGTGGTCCACGTGGCACTGCTGATGGAAATTCCATTGACACCTCTGTTAATTTTGGTGTGGCTGCAAGAAATGGTAGATGCCCAAATGATGTGATTGATGTAGTGAAAGAACCAATTGTCACACAAAACAAGTCTATTTGGAATTATAAAAATGAAATTTCTGGAGCAGCACACAACGCGGAATATGCTGAAGAAACATATTGTATAATGAATAGAGAAAAACAAGAAGATGATATAAGGTGTAACTTGGATTTATCTGTTCTTGAAACGTTGAACAATGTTGGCAGCAAAAGAAACAACAAAGAGTCTTTAACAGCTGCTGAAAGATTTCCTAAGCCATTTGATTCTTCCATGAGATCCCAAAAGGGTGCTTGCTTGACTAGTAAAGACCAAGTGGTGAAAGAGGTATCAAGCGGAGCGGGGCCTTTACATTCCTTCAATTGTGAAAAAAAGGGATCTTTTTCCTTCAGAGATTATACTAATATTAAGACCTCTGGAAATCCCTTGCCAATGCCTGTAGTTAATCCTGTAGGAAATGGAAGGAATACTCTTAATATGTCAAATAGAGGAATAGAAGAATGTCAGGTTGCTACAGCTGCAG GAAACAATCAGGTTTCACAATCCAAAAAACATAATGCAATCAATGAGCATCCTCAAACTGCCAGATATCACATTCAGGGAACTTCAGTTACTTCTA GTAAAATGACGAAGATTGTTAAAGAAGAATTCATGGAGATTGAATCAGACCAACCCTTTCAAAAACTTGCTA GAACATCATCTCAGGTGACAAATGCGGTACATTCTCAAAGTGTTAATTTTGGTGTTAAAAAAGATGATAGAGATTCAGTGTTGAAAACCGTAAATGTCGATGTTGTTGGAGGTTCAACAGTTTTACCCAATTTCTCCCCTTTTCTGGCCACAAGcagtaaatcttttatt GAGTTGCCCGAGTTTTTGCCATTTCCCTATGTGAAGGGTAGGTATGGCTCGGAAAGAAAATTGGTGTTCTTACGCGATTCTTCTCAGAAATTGTGGCCGGTGGTGTACCATGAGAATCTTAATGTGCAATTTATAACAAATGGTTGGGAAGCCTTTTGCAAGGCAAATGGCATTCAGTCTGGAGATCAATGTCTTTTCAAGATTGAAAATGAGTCTGAAGGCATATATTCTGTAAGTGGAGTTAGACAGTAG